From a single Populus nigra chromosome 18, ddPopNigr1.1, whole genome shotgun sequence genomic region:
- the LOC133678057 gene encoding protein ROOT HAIR DEFECTIVE 3 homolog 2-like isoform X2, which produces MAEDCCSFQLISGAGVLNVKGLENFTRTTNLAQRRLSYAAVAIIGPQSSGKSTLLNQLLGTDFTMMDAYEGRGQTTQGIWIGKGIGIEPFTIAIDVEGSDSSERGQDGTTTFEKRSALFALAIADIVIINMWCHDIGREHAASRPLLKTVFEAMTRLFGARKTTLLFVLRDQTPTPLERLKHILRRDIDQVEIIALPNFLYEKERFNEQVALLRQRFIHSISPGGLVGDRKDVQPASGFPLRVEQIWKTIKENKDLDLPALEVMVATFRCEQIAKEKLSSLKLNEAWLAMSKALKSGPVSEFGKKLSSILESYLSQYDKEAMDYEESIRKDKRQRLETEALQFVYPAYAAMLQHLRSTALKCFKTRLEKTVKEKQGDGFEESVDNCGWCGMLEFERGCEDAIIKQRVSGWLAEKVNVKDRLRGDIETLKSKKKAEYKSERKKIKEEKIKKGATATAGVVAGVTVGAALTLVSDPVTASATGIGVSTATIQLIDTARDIFRRS; this is translated from the exons ATGGCGGAAGATTGTTGCAGCTTCCAACTCATTAGCGGTGCCGGTGTCCTAAACGTGAAAGGACTCGAAAACTTCACGAGGACCACTAACCTCGCACAGCGTCGTCTCTCCTATGCTGCTGTTGCAATTATTGGCCCCCAAAGTAGCG GGAAGAGCACCCTCTTGAATCAGCTCCTTGGGACAGATTTCACGATGATGGATGCATATGAAGGAAG GGGTCAAACAACCCAAGGGATTTGGATTGGGAAGGGTATTGGTATTGAGCCTTTCACAATTGCCATCGATGTGGAGGGATCGGACAGCAGCGAAAGAGGCcaa GACGGCACAACAACATTTGAAAAGCGAAGTGCTCTCTTTGCTTTGGCAATTGCTGACATTGTAATAATAAACAT GTGGTGCCATGACATTGGTCGAGAACATGCTGCCAGCAGACCCCTTTTGAAAACAGTTTTTGAG GCCATGACGCGTTTATTTGGCGCCCGCAAAACAACCCTGTTGTTTGTTCTACGCGACCAAACACCG ACTCCACTTGAACGTCTAAAACATATTCTGAGGCGAGATATTGATCAG GTGGAGATCATTGCTTTGCCTAACTTTCTATACGAGAAGGAGAGGTTTAATGAGCAG GTTGCTCTGCTGAGGCAGCGGTTCATCCATTCCATCTCTCCAGGAGGTCTTGTTGGTGATAGGAAGGATGTTCAACCTGCTTCAGGGTTTCCCCTTCGTGTAGAACAGATATGGAAAACCATAAAGGAAAACAAGGATCTGGATCTTCCTGCTTTGGAG GTGATGGTTGCCACATTTCGATGTGAACAGATTGCCAAGGAGAAGCTCAGTAGCTTGAAATTGAATGag GCTTGGTTGGCAATGAGTAAAGCTCTTAAATCCGGCCCCGTATCAGAGTTTGGGAAAAAGCTCAGCTCTATTTTGGAAAGCTATCTTTCTCA ATATGACAAGGAGGCGATGGATTATGAAGAAAGCATTAGAAAAGACAAACGGCAACGGTTAGAAACAGAAGCACTACAG TTTGTATACCCAGCTTATGCTGCCATGCTGCAACATCTACGTTCTACTGCACTGAAATGCTTTAAGACTAGGCTGGAAAAGACGGTGAAGGAGAAACAAGGAGATGGATTTGAAGAGTCTGTTGATAATTGTGGTTGGTGCGGCATGCTCGAATTTGAGAGAGGATGTGAAG ATGCAATTATAAAACAAAGGGTTAGTGGCTGGCTTGCTGAAAAAGTCAATGTCAAGGATAGACTTCGCGGGGACATAGAGACACTTAAATCCAAAAAGAAAGCCGAATATAAG TCTGAAAGGAAGAAAatcaaggaagaaaaaattaagaaaggagCAACTGCGACTGCGGGGGTCGTGGCGGGGGTGACGGTGGGGGCGGCACTGACGCTGGTTAGTGATCCAGTCACGGCAAGTGCAACAGGGATAGGGGTGTCGACTGCAACAATACAGCTAATTGATACTGCGCGTGATATTTTTCGTAGAAGTTAG
- the LOC133678057 gene encoding protein ROOT HAIR DEFECTIVE 3 homolog 2-like isoform X1 — translation MAEDCCSFQLISGAGVLNVKGLENFTRTTNLAQRRLSYAAVAIIGPQSSGKSTLLNQLLGTDFTMMDAYEGRGQTTQGIWIGKGIGIEPFTIAIDVEGSDSSERGQDGTTTFEKRSALFALAIADIVIINMWCHDIGREHAASRPLLKTVFEAMTRLFGARKTTLLFVLRDQTPTPLERLKHILRRDIDQIWAAAAKSKAQTLGDFFNVEIIALPNFLYEKERFNEQVALLRQRFIHSISPGGLVGDRKDVQPASGFPLRVEQIWKTIKENKDLDLPALEVMVATFRCEQIAKEKLSSLKLNEAWLAMSKALKSGPVSEFGKKLSSILESYLSQYDKEAMDYEESIRKDKRQRLETEALQFVYPAYAAMLQHLRSTALKCFKTRLEKTVKEKQGDGFEESVDNCGWCGMLEFERGCEDAIIKQRVSGWLAEKVNVKDRLRGDIETLKSKKKAEYKSERKKIKEEKIKKGATATAGVVAGVTVGAALTLVSDPVTASATGIGVSTATIQLIDTARDIFRRS, via the exons ATGGCGGAAGATTGTTGCAGCTTCCAACTCATTAGCGGTGCCGGTGTCCTAAACGTGAAAGGACTCGAAAACTTCACGAGGACCACTAACCTCGCACAGCGTCGTCTCTCCTATGCTGCTGTTGCAATTATTGGCCCCCAAAGTAGCG GGAAGAGCACCCTCTTGAATCAGCTCCTTGGGACAGATTTCACGATGATGGATGCATATGAAGGAAG GGGTCAAACAACCCAAGGGATTTGGATTGGGAAGGGTATTGGTATTGAGCCTTTCACAATTGCCATCGATGTGGAGGGATCGGACAGCAGCGAAAGAGGCcaa GACGGCACAACAACATTTGAAAAGCGAAGTGCTCTCTTTGCTTTGGCAATTGCTGACATTGTAATAATAAACAT GTGGTGCCATGACATTGGTCGAGAACATGCTGCCAGCAGACCCCTTTTGAAAACAGTTTTTGAG GCCATGACGCGTTTATTTGGCGCCCGCAAAACAACCCTGTTGTTTGTTCTACGCGACCAAACACCG ACTCCACTTGAACGTCTAAAACATATTCTGAGGCGAGATATTGATCAG ATATGGGCTGCAGCTGCTAAATCCAAGGCTCAGACTCtgggtgatttttttaat GTGGAGATCATTGCTTTGCCTAACTTTCTATACGAGAAGGAGAGGTTTAATGAGCAG GTTGCTCTGCTGAGGCAGCGGTTCATCCATTCCATCTCTCCAGGAGGTCTTGTTGGTGATAGGAAGGATGTTCAACCTGCTTCAGGGTTTCCCCTTCGTGTAGAACAGATATGGAAAACCATAAAGGAAAACAAGGATCTGGATCTTCCTGCTTTGGAG GTGATGGTTGCCACATTTCGATGTGAACAGATTGCCAAGGAGAAGCTCAGTAGCTTGAAATTGAATGag GCTTGGTTGGCAATGAGTAAAGCTCTTAAATCCGGCCCCGTATCAGAGTTTGGGAAAAAGCTCAGCTCTATTTTGGAAAGCTATCTTTCTCA ATATGACAAGGAGGCGATGGATTATGAAGAAAGCATTAGAAAAGACAAACGGCAACGGTTAGAAACAGAAGCACTACAG TTTGTATACCCAGCTTATGCTGCCATGCTGCAACATCTACGTTCTACTGCACTGAAATGCTTTAAGACTAGGCTGGAAAAGACGGTGAAGGAGAAACAAGGAGATGGATTTGAAGAGTCTGTTGATAATTGTGGTTGGTGCGGCATGCTCGAATTTGAGAGAGGATGTGAAG ATGCAATTATAAAACAAAGGGTTAGTGGCTGGCTTGCTGAAAAAGTCAATGTCAAGGATAGACTTCGCGGGGACATAGAGACACTTAAATCCAAAAAGAAAGCCGAATATAAG TCTGAAAGGAAGAAAatcaaggaagaaaaaattaagaaaggagCAACTGCGACTGCGGGGGTCGTGGCGGGGGTGACGGTGGGGGCGGCACTGACGCTGGTTAGTGATCCAGTCACGGCAAGTGCAACAGGGATAGGGGTGTCGACTGCAACAATACAGCTAATTGATACTGCGCGTGATATTTTTCGTAGAAGTTAG